The following proteins are encoded in a genomic region of Planctomycetaceae bacterium:
- a CDS encoding MFS transporter, translating to MDSELPQESASAGLATDTAHPRRRERQHGPVDQVQSPATHGPAQPLDRMTHPVFVFSYLANLSLVTANAATFIFADWVAWIARHENSQAVYHEELPGRVVQFGLIAAITARLFLGQAIDRFGVRRVWVVMSLLNVAGCLTFATLQSTGPMLYTGRILFATGLAGMFTCATFHIQSCVAELRRTEFIALLGSSGFVGMMLGPQLADLLRWLSRGRTHCSFPPYSGRCSV from the coding sequence GTGGATAGCGAACTCCCGCAGGAATCAGCTTCCGCCGGATTGGCGACGGATACCGCGCACCCGCGCCGGCGCGAAAGGCAGCATGGTCCCGTCGATCAGGTGCAATCGCCGGCGACGCACGGGCCTGCGCAGCCACTGGACCGGATGACTCACCCGGTGTTTGTATTTTCGTATCTGGCCAACCTGTCACTGGTCACGGCTAACGCGGCGACGTTTATCTTCGCGGACTGGGTCGCGTGGATCGCCCGGCATGAAAACTCGCAGGCCGTGTATCACGAAGAACTTCCCGGCCGCGTGGTTCAGTTCGGGCTGATCGCAGCGATCACCGCAAGGCTGTTTCTGGGTCAGGCGATCGACCGGTTTGGAGTCCGGCGAGTCTGGGTAGTGATGAGCCTGCTGAACGTTGCCGGCTGTCTGACGTTTGCCACGCTGCAGTCGACCGGTCCGATGCTGTACACGGGAAGAATTCTGTTCGCAACTGGACTTGCGGGCATGTTCACCTGTGCCACATTTCACATTCAATCGTGCGTGGCCGAACTGCGGCGAACGGAATTCATCGCGCTGCTGGGCAGCAGCGGGTTTGTCGGCATGATGCTGGGGCCGCAACTGGCTGATCTGCTTCGCTGGCTTTCCAGGGGCAGGACGCACTGTTCTTTTCCGCCGTATTCTGGACGGTGTTCGGTCTGA
- a CDS encoding MFS transporter: MFGLNCGYVVLLLLATKGHALPARQPRPSLVTLMKRYWPGLVTVVSMAMGLTFTVVSLYLVRFNRHAGIGGIATFWTIYAVAAFSFRIKTAGLSRRIGRYRLIFYGLLLQGLGLWALVPVTQTWHLAFAAASCGLGHALLFPSIVSLGSGAFPPEYRGSGTNLTLGFLDLGSAISAPLMGRIIDLPIFDGAGFRQMFFIAGSLTLSMAGTWLIVNRGRHDAESA, from the coding sequence GTGTTCGGTCTGAATTGCGGCTATGTCGTTCTGCTGCTGCTGGCCACAAAGGGACACGCCTTGCCGGCCAGGCAGCCGCGGCCGTCGCTGGTGACGCTGATGAAACGCTACTGGCCGGGATTGGTGACGGTGGTTTCAATGGCGATGGGCCTGACGTTCACCGTTGTTTCGCTTTACCTTGTGAGATTCAACAGACACGCGGGCATCGGCGGCATCGCAACGTTCTGGACAATCTACGCGGTGGCCGCGTTTTCGTTCCGCATCAAGACAGCGGGGCTGAGCCGACGAATCGGCCGCTATCGACTGATCTTCTACGGATTGCTGCTGCAGGGGCTGGGCTTGTGGGCACTGGTCCCGGTGACTCAAACCTGGCATCTTGCCTTCGCGGCGGCCAGTTGCGGACTCGGACACGCGCTGTTGTTTCCGTCGATCGTGTCGCTCGGTTCCGGAGCTTTTCCGCCGGAATATCGCGGCAGCGGAACCAACCTGACGCTGGGCTTTCTGGACCTTGGCTCCGCCATTTCCGCGCCGCTGATGGGACGAATCATTGACCTGCCAATTTTCGACGGCGCTGGTTTTCGCCAGATGTTTTTCATCGCCGGCAGCCTGACGCTGTCGATGGCTGGCACCTGGCTCATCGTCAACCGCGGCCGCCACGACGCCGAAAGCGCGTAA
- a CDS encoding GTP-binding protein, with protein MKPVYIMLGGFLGAGKTTTIARLARHYMQHGLKVGIVTNDQTTDLVDTHNLRSQGFDVGEVAGSCFCCNFDALTDTVEGLGTGELPDVILAEPVGSCTDLVATVIRPLTEVYGVPLDIAPYGVILKPSHGRRILKGDAGSGFSPKANYIFRKQIEEADFVVINRIDELAPQHVDELQSLIEAEYPGRPVLRCSARSGEGMDSLIAMLEQRGSFGQRVMEVDYDVYAEGEAELGWLNSQVAVDGSGEFSLDDLLSDLIGRLHARLVASDSEAAHLKVIGLCDGAYAVANLVSNASGPEMSLPSSAKTSAANVVVNARVATDPAELEAIVRDELAAACDAMDLRHRIVSLQSFRPGRPVPTHRINS; from the coding sequence ATGAAACCCGTTTACATTATGCTCGGTGGATTTCTGGGTGCCGGGAAGACCACGACGATCGCCCGGCTGGCACGGCACTACATGCAGCATGGTCTGAAGGTGGGTATCGTTACCAACGACCAGACCACGGATCTGGTCGACACCCACAATCTGCGGTCGCAGGGTTTTGACGTCGGTGAAGTGGCCGGATCGTGTTTCTGCTGCAACTTTGATGCTCTGACCGACACGGTCGAAGGTCTGGGAACCGGTGAACTTCCGGACGTTATTCTGGCGGAGCCTGTCGGAAGCTGCACGGACCTGGTCGCCACCGTCATTCGGCCGTTGACCGAAGTCTACGGAGTGCCGCTGGATATCGCTCCGTACGGTGTCATCCTGAAACCCAGTCACGGGCGTCGAATTCTGAAGGGAGACGCGGGCAGCGGATTCTCGCCGAAGGCTAACTACATTTTCCGCAAGCAGATTGAAGAAGCCGATTTCGTCGTGATCAATCGCATCGACGAACTCGCGCCGCAGCACGTCGACGAACTGCAGTCGCTGATCGAAGCCGAATACCCCGGTCGTCCTGTCCTGCGGTGTTCGGCCCGAAGTGGCGAAGGGATGGATTCGCTGATCGCCATGTTGGAACAGCGCGGGTCGTTCGGTCAGCGGGTGATGGAGGTTGACTACGATGTGTATGCCGAAGGCGAAGCGGAACTGGGCTGGCTGAACAGTCAGGTTGCCGTCGACGGTTCCGGAGAATTTTCGCTGGACGACCTGCTTTCGGATCTGATCGGCCGCCTACATGCTCGCCTGGTCGCCTCCGATTCGGAAGCCGCGCATCTGAAGGTGATCGGTCTGTGCGATGGGGCGTATGCTGTGGCCAATCTGGTCAGCAACGCCAGCGGTCCGGAAATGTCGCTGCCGTCGTCGGCGAAGACTTCAGCGGCGAATGTTGTCGTCAACGCGCGAGTCGCCACGGACCCGGCCGAACTGGAAGCCATCGTTCGAGACGAGCTGGCCGCGGCCTGCGACGCAATGGACCTGCGACACCGAATCGTTTCCCTGCAGAGCTTCCGTCCCGGTCGCCCGGTTCCGACTCACCGCATCAATTCGTAA
- a CDS encoding ATP-binding protein has translation MTSILVVDDSATERVRIAGLLSCHPDYQVTAVSTGSAAIRTVVESPVDLVLTDMQMSDINGLELVSRLRSEQSDVPVILMAAEGSEELAVKAIRAGASSYVNKSAAPHVLREVVERVLAARAEKLSHAAVLRHMRADEYEFSLGNSRSLMSSTAAFLRRAIQAVNLCPEKELLRVGIAMEEALLNACLHGNLELDSRLREGDGVAFERLARYRLERDPWRSRQVRVFAAISPRQASITVEDEGPGFDPNDLPDPTDPENLLKPHGRGILMMRLFLDDVRWNERGNKVTMIKNAEMS, from the coding sequence GTGACGTCGATACTCGTCGTTGATGATTCCGCCACGGAGCGAGTTCGCATCGCCGGGCTGCTGTCGTGTCATCCGGACTATCAGGTGACCGCGGTGTCGACGGGAAGTGCAGCGATCAGAACCGTCGTCGAATCACCGGTCGACCTGGTTCTGACCGACATGCAGATGTCGGACATCAACGGACTGGAACTGGTCAGCCGGCTCCGTTCGGAACAGTCGGACGTGCCCGTGATTCTGATGGCCGCGGAGGGCAGCGAAGAACTGGCGGTAAAGGCCATTCGCGCAGGAGCCTCCAGCTATGTCAACAAATCCGCCGCGCCGCATGTGCTTCGCGAAGTCGTGGAACGCGTCCTGGCGGCTCGCGCGGAAAAGCTGTCACACGCCGCGGTGCTTCGCCACATGCGGGCCGACGAATACGAATTCAGCCTTGGCAACAGCCGGTCACTGATGTCGTCGACGGCCGCTTTTCTGCGGCGTGCGATTCAGGCGGTCAACCTGTGTCCCGAAAAGGAACTGCTGCGGGTCGGGATCGCCATGGAGGAAGCGCTGCTGAATGCCTGTCTGCATGGTAATCTGGAACTGGATTCCCGGCTGCGTGAGGGTGACGGCGTGGCGTTTGAACGGCTGGCCCGGTATCGACTGGAGCGTGATCCCTGGCGATCGCGGCAGGTCCGGGTGTTTGCTGCGATTTCGCCGCGACAGGCGTCCATCACCGTGGAAGACGAAGGTCCGGGATTTGACCCGAACGATCTGCCGGACCCGACCGATCCGGAAAACCTGCTGAAACCCCATGGTCGCGGAATTCTGATGATGCGCCTGTTTCTCGACGATGTCCGGTGGAACGAACGCGGCAACAAAGTCACCATGATCAAGAACGCAGAAATGTCATGA
- a CDS encoding metalloregulator ArsR/SmtB family transcription factor has translation MPNARRENAALSQVDSSPDVFQADFCAARLKALGDPHRLRIIAALRSGEMTVSDIAALLAAEVVTVSHHLKVMKYADLVAVRRDGRFMYYRLHPDLLQSTGKAGKFLDLGCCRLEMPDGN, from the coding sequence GTGCCGAATGCTCGCAGGGAGAACGCCGCTTTGTCGCAGGTCGATTCGTCTCCGGATGTCTTTCAAGCGGATTTTTGCGCCGCGCGTCTGAAAGCGCTCGGCGATCCGCACCGGCTAAGGATCATCGCTGCGCTGCGTTCCGGTGAGATGACCGTGAGCGACATTGCGGCACTGCTGGCGGCTGAAGTCGTAACCGTTTCGCATCATCTGAAAGTCATGAAGTATGCCGACCTTGTTGCAGTGCGACGAGACGGGCGGTTCATGTACTACCGGCTGCATCCGGATCTGCTGCAGTCGACGGGCAAGGCTGGCAAATTTCTGGACCTGGGGTGCTGCCGACTGGAAATGCCGGACGGCAATTAG
- a CDS encoding PQQ-binding-like beta-propeller repeat protein gives MITSRLAYGILAFVVPGGLAGAGDWPQILGPNRDGIAVDEKLLDAWPSAGPQTVWAAQTGEGFAGVAVRDGILVLFHRRDDSEIAEARDAVTGDQVWSAEFGCRYESGLSSDNGPRCVPIMTGDRVVVFGVTGNLRCLDLQTGNEIWHRDTWSDFSAPEGYFGAGSTPVVDGDRVIVNVGGRDDAAVVAFSLQDGETLWHSFSDAASYSSPVIAEVDGTRHAIVVTRLNAVSLNPEDGTVRFSFPFGARGPTVNGATPVVMDDHLFLSSSYRVGSVWAGISATKGTPTGSGETLLATQYATPIRYKNVLFAVDGRQDIGRASLKCINPAAQKVMWSQDGFDYGSLIRVNDELLFLNVAGELIRFAADESAYRESHRSQVLQPTPRGYRLPALSNGRLYVRDDRELKCLLVGKPD, from the coding sequence ATGATAACTTCACGACTGGCTTACGGAATTCTGGCGTTTGTGGTGCCCGGCGGGTTGGCCGGTGCCGGTGACTGGCCGCAGATACTTGGTCCGAATCGCGACGGAATCGCCGTCGACGAAAAACTGCTGGATGCGTGGCCTTCGGCCGGTCCGCAGACCGTCTGGGCTGCACAAACAGGCGAAGGCTTTGCGGGAGTCGCCGTTCGCGACGGCATTCTGGTGTTGTTTCACCGGAGGGACGACAGCGAGATCGCTGAAGCGCGCGATGCGGTCACCGGAGACCAGGTCTGGTCCGCCGAATTCGGTTGCCGTTACGAATCCGGCCTGTCCAGCGACAACGGTCCGCGCTGTGTCCCGATCATGACAGGCGATCGCGTGGTTGTGTTTGGTGTCACGGGAAACCTGCGCTGCCTGGATCTGCAGACCGGAAACGAAATCTGGCACCGCGATACCTGGAGTGATTTCTCCGCGCCGGAAGGATACTTCGGAGCCGGCAGCACGCCGGTCGTTGACGGTGATCGCGTGATCGTGAATGTCGGCGGGCGAGACGACGCGGCTGTTGTGGCGTTTTCTCTCCAAGATGGTGAAACGCTGTGGCACAGCTTTTCGGACGCCGCCAGCTATTCGTCCCCCGTGATCGCGGAAGTGGACGGAACCCGGCACGCGATTGTCGTGACTCGACTGAATGCCGTGTCGCTGAATCCCGAAGACGGAACCGTCCGGTTCAGCTTTCCGTTCGGTGCCCGCGGACCAACCGTGAATGGTGCGACACCGGTCGTGATGGATGACCATCTGTTTCTGTCGTCCAGCTATCGCGTCGGCAGTGTCTGGGCCGGAATTTCCGCCACCAAAGGCACGCCGACAGGCAGCGGCGAGACGCTGCTGGCGACTCAATACGCGACACCAATCCGATACAAAAATGTGCTGTTTGCCGTGGACGGAAGGCAGGACATCGGCCGCGCGTCGCTGAAGTGTATCAATCCGGCCGCGCAGAAAGTCATGTGGTCGCAGGACGGTTTTGACTATGGCAGCCTGATTCGCGTCAACGATGAATTGCTGTTTCTGAATGTCGCCGGTGAACTGATCCGGTTCGCGGCCGACGAATCGGCCTACCGGGAATCGCACCGCAGCCAGGTTCTTCAGCCGACTCCCCGAGGCTATCGGTTGCCGGCGCTGAGCAACGGGAGACTGTATGTTCGCGATGATCGCGAATTGAAGTGTCTGCTGGTAGGGAAGCCTGACTAG
- a CDS encoding enolase C-terminal domain-like protein — protein MRRRTFVKTAAAAGLVSFGSQVEAQSQEVADRFPRPAHLPFQDEASGLKITAIRAAKLVPSNPPPTYEPAEGSWNTSGVEIANPMSIYPRFKPRRSLFFADDLGPDGVVIETDKGITGFGLGGPGGAYIVDRHFPKLLIGEDPFQVERLWDIMWRGTLYYGRKGIAVHAISGVDNALWDIVGKALHKPVHQLLGGTDRDRVPGYCTGNNIEQALEFGYRKIKLALPHGPADGEAGLDKNEELVRRTRELLGPDGEIMLDCWMALTESYTEQLAARLKPYRVYWMEECLMPDDYEGMGRLNAQVSSTRMATGEHEYTRYGFELLARHNAADIWQPDMNWCGGLTELRWIDALARAHQTPVIPHGGWRGGAAHFVLTNDNTPWCEMFLPWPGGPKEVYDRFEEENGITRGQEGIYMRPPDRPGFGFDVKPA, from the coding sequence ATGCGTCGTCGTACTTTTGTCAAGACCGCTGCCGCGGCCGGGCTTGTCAGTTTCGGCAGTCAGGTTGAAGCGCAATCGCAGGAAGTTGCGGACCGGTTTCCCAGGCCCGCTCACCTGCCGTTTCAGGATGAAGCCAGCGGTCTGAAAATCACAGCCATTCGGGCAGCAAAGCTGGTTCCTTCGAATCCACCGCCGACGTATGAACCGGCGGAAGGATCGTGGAACACATCCGGCGTCGAAATTGCCAACCCGATGTCGATCTATCCCCGCTTCAAGCCCAGACGGTCGCTGTTCTTCGCGGACGATCTCGGCCCTGATGGTGTCGTGATCGAAACCGACAAGGGCATCACCGGGTTCGGACTCGGCGGACCGGGCGGAGCGTACATCGTCGACCGGCATTTTCCGAAGCTGCTGATCGGCGAAGACCCGTTTCAGGTCGAACGGCTGTGGGACATCATGTGGCGCGGGACGCTGTACTATGGCCGGAAGGGGATCGCCGTGCATGCGATCAGCGGTGTCGACAACGCACTTTGGGACATCGTCGGCAAGGCTCTGCACAAGCCGGTGCATCAACTGCTGGGGGGAACGGATCGAGACCGCGTGCCGGGCTATTGCACCGGCAATAACATCGAACAGGCCCTGGAATTCGGTTACCGGAAGATCAAACTCGCGCTGCCTCACGGACCGGCGGACGGCGAAGCAGGACTGGACAAAAACGAAGAACTTGTCCGGCGCACGCGCGAGCTTCTCGGGCCCGACGGCGAAATCATGCTCGACTGCTGGATGGCACTGACCGAATCGTACACGGAACAACTGGCCGCGCGGCTGAAACCTTACCGCGTTTACTGGATGGAAGAATGCCTGATGCCGGACGACTATGAAGGCATGGGACGGCTGAACGCCCAGGTCAGTTCCACGCGGATGGCGACCGGCGAACACGAATACACGCGTTACGGGTTCGAACTGCTGGCTCGCCACAATGCCGCCGACATCTGGCAGCCGGACATGAACTGGTGCGGCGGGCTGACAGAACTGCGGTGGATCGACGCGCTCGCGCGAGCCCATCAGACGCCCGTGATTCCTCACGGCGGCTGGCGCGGCGGCGCCGCCCATTTCGTCCTGACCAACGACAACACACCATGGTGCGAAATGTTCCTGCCGTGGCCCGGCGGCCCCAAAGAGGTCTATGATCGCTTCGAGGAAGAGAACGGAATTACTCGCGGGCAGGAAGGGATCTACATGAGACCGCCGGACAGGCCCGGCTTCGGCTTCGATGTGAAGCCGGCCTGA
- a CDS encoding HDOD domain-containing protein has product MIQNQTDFVQAAGEVAPLPPSVVRLLSLFADPDYEMRDVVRAVELDSSLCFKLMRLANSAAHSGTIRTTGEAVVRLGSETVQSLSMAEVARPDQNIDLTPFGLTPDSYWRHCIAVVSFADALYSERRSRIGSGLSVTAILHDFGKLVLAGNLQPEDAQRLKLRDQAQSPVAAENEIFGINHAELTGLVAESWALPSDLAAAMRSHHDPDAAASPICHALNLANQLAWQLDERMSDLQRESDSREASLAALNYADTDWERLFRAGEIRYHATLEFYG; this is encoded by the coding sequence ATGATACAGAACCAGACAGATTTTGTGCAGGCGGCGGGTGAGGTTGCTCCGCTTCCCCCGTCGGTCGTCAGGCTGCTGAGCCTGTTTGCCGACCCTGATTATGAGATGCGCGACGTGGTCCGCGCCGTTGAGCTGGATTCGAGTCTCTGTTTCAAACTCATGCGGCTGGCGAATTCAGCGGCGCACAGCGGTACGATTCGAACAACCGGCGAAGCAGTCGTGCGGCTTGGCAGTGAGACTGTGCAGTCACTGTCGATGGCGGAGGTCGCCCGGCCGGATCAGAACATCGACCTGACTCCGTTCGGACTCACGCCGGACAGCTATTGGAGGCACTGCATTGCCGTCGTCTCGTTTGCCGATGCACTCTACTCCGAGCGACGATCTCGGATTGGCAGCGGGCTTTCCGTCACCGCCATCCTGCATGACTTTGGAAAGCTGGTGCTGGCCGGGAATCTGCAGCCGGAAGATGCACAACGATTGAAGCTAAGAGACCAGGCACAGTCGCCCGTGGCCGCGGAGAATGAGATTTTCGGAATCAATCATGCCGAACTCACCGGGCTTGTGGCCGAGTCGTGGGCATTGCCATCTGATCTCGCTGCGGCAATGCGATCGCACCACGATCCGGACGCCGCCGCCAGTCCCATTTGTCATGCACTAAATCTTGCCAACCAGCTTGCGTGGCAACTGGACGAACGGATGTCTGACCTGCAGCGTGAATCGGACAGCCGGGAAGCTTCGCTGGCCGCGCTGAACTACGCCGACACCGACTGGGAACGGCTGTTTCGAGCGGGAGAAATCCGCTACCACGCGACGCTGGAATTCTACGGCTGA
- a CDS encoding HU family DNA-binding protein, translating to MAKQNAAESAKAMTKTEILAALAEGTGLSKSDVAGVLDKLGELIGKNIGKRGPGVFNVPGLMKVKVIRKPATKARKGINPFTKEETIFKAKPARNVVKILPLKGLKDMV from the coding sequence ATGGCAAAGCAGAACGCGGCCGAATCGGCCAAGGCAATGACGAAGACGGAGATTCTGGCCGCCCTGGCCGAAGGCACCGGACTGAGCAAGAGCGACGTCGCCGGAGTGCTCGACAAGCTGGGTGAACTGATCGGCAAGAACATCGGCAAACGTGGCCCCGGCGTCTTCAACGTACCCGGACTGATGAAGGTCAAGGTCATCCGCAAGCCCGCGACGAAGGCTCGCAAGGGCATCAATCCATTCACGAAAGAAGAAACCATCTTCAAAGCCAAGCCCGCTCGCAACGTCGTCAAAATTCTGCCGCTGAAGGGCCTGAAGGACATGGTCTGA